ATTCTGAAAACGCTGCATATGTTTGAAGTACCGTTCCTGCTGGTGGGCTGCTTTAAATATATTACCAGCCAGTTTGAAGTGCGTTTTTCAGCGACGATTTATCTGGTCTGTTTCTGCTTCTTTAAGCAACTGGCGATGATTTTTATGTCTGTACTGGCGGGCAATATGTATGAAAGCATCGGTTTCCAGGGCGCTTATCTGGTGCTGGGTCTGGTGGCGCTGGGCTTCACCTTAATTTCCGTGTTCACGCTTAGCGGCCCCGGCCCGCTTTCCCTGCTGCGTCGTCAGGTGAATGAAGTCGCTTAAGTAATCAATGTCGGATGCGGCGCGAGCGCCTTATCCGACCAACATATCAGGACGGAATGATCGCAATGAACATGCCAATGACAGAAAGAATAAAAGCAGGCAAGCTATTTACCGATATGTGCGAAGGCTTACCGGAAAAAAGACTTCGTGGGAAAACGTTAATGTATGAGTTTAATCACTCGCATCCATCAGAAGTTGAAAAAAGGGAAAGCCTGCTTAAAGAAATGTTTGCCACGGTAGGGGAAAACGCCTGGGTAGAACCACCCGTCTATTTCTCTTACGGCTCCAACATCCATATAGGCCGCAATTTTTATGCAAATTTCAATTTAACCATTGTCGATGACTACACGGTAACGATCGGTGATAACGTACTGATTGCCCCCAACGTTACCATTTCCGTTACGGGACACCCTGTACACCATGAATTAAGAAAAAACGGAGAGATGTACTCTTTTGCGATAACGATTGGTAATAACGTCTGGATCGGCAGCCATGTGGTTATTAATCCAGGCGTCACCATCGGGGATAATTCTGTTATTGGCGCGGGTAGTGTCGTCACAAAAGACATTCCACCAAACGTCGTGGCGGCTGGCGTTCCTTGTCGGGTTATTCGCGAAATAAACGACCGGGATAAGCAATATTATTTCAGAGATTATAAAGTTGAGTCTTCAGTTTAAATTAGCAAAATTGCCTGATGCGCTTCGCTTATCAGGCATACAAATTCAGTGATCTACGTAGGCCGCATCCGGCATGAACAAAGCGCAGGAACAAGCGTCGCATCATGCCTCTTTGACCCACAGCTGCGGAAAACGTGCTGGTGCAAAACGCAGGGTTATGATCATCAGCCCAACGACGCACAGCGCATGAAACGCCCAGTCCATCAGGTAATTGCCACTGATACTACGCAGCACACCAGAAAACCACGGAGCAAGCCCGGCAATGATAAAACCGATCCCCTGCATAAACGCCACCAGTTTGCCAGCAATAGCGGGTTGCGCAGAGTGATCGAGCGCCAGCAGCAAACAGAGCGGAAATGCGCCACCCAGACCTAACC
The nucleotide sequence above comes from Escherichia coli. Encoded proteins:
- the lacA gene encoding galactoside O-acetyltransferase, which codes for MNMPMTERIKAGKLFTDMCEGLPEKRLRGKTLMYEFNHSHPSEVEKRESLLKEMFATVGENAWVEPPVYFSYGSNIHIGRNFYANFNLTIVDDYTVTIGDNVLIAPNVTISVTGHPVHHELRKNGEMYSFAITIGNNVWIGSHVVINPGVTIGDNSVIGAGSVVTKDIPPNVVAAGVPCRVIREINDRDKQYYFRDYKVESSV